The sequence below is a genomic window from Terriglobales bacterium.
TCATTCGGGTAACGATTTCAAAAGAGTTTCTGGCCACCCCTGGTGTGCTCGAAGCTTCGGCCCTCGATGTATGGGAGAAAGACAAAGCCGGGCTCTATCCCAGCAAGAAGAGCCATGCCCCCGAGCTGAAGATGATCGTAGTCGGCAAAAACAGCCCCACGCTTGACGCCATCGAACCCGAATTATTGCCCGCCAATACTGCAGACCCGGCGGAGGACAAAAAAGTCGCCATCGTACTGCATGGCAGCGGTTTCACCAAAGATTCTGACGTGGCGCTGGGTAGCGAGCCAACCAGTATGTCGAGCTTTATGGCAGACGTGACCTTCGTCTCACCCAGCGAATTGCACGCCCAAATTCCTGCGAGCGCGTTGAAGAACGCCAAGTACGTACCTCTGAAAATTTCTGTGGTCAATGACCATCTCCATTTTTCTGCGCCTCGGGAATTGAGCGTTCTGCCCGCCACAAAGCTCAACCCGGCCCCGATTCCTGCACTGATTCGTTCTGTCACACCCTATCCCGTGCCCATAATGGAGTACCACAGCCCGGAGTTTCTGGAGATCGAAATCAACGGAGACAACTTCCGGCTCAATGATGTGGTCGCCTACCGCTACACCTACTTCGACAGGACCAAGCTCAGGACACACTATGTTTCCCCTCACCAGCTCAAGGCATGGCTGCCCCGCGACGCCTGGCGTATGCACCGCCTGAGCTTCCGTTTGGTCGTTCAATCGGCTACGGGCACCTGCTCGGCCGAAGCCTTCGCCAATTCCCTGGAATAACCCGCACTCCACGCCTGTCGCGAGAATTGTGCAACCCATAAATCCACGAAATTCGCTTTTTATTCGCTATTAAATTAAATCCCATGTATAATCCTCGGCGAGTAGAATTAAAGACTCAAAAATCACAGTTTCGGGCTGTGCCCCACAAGAAGGAGATCTCATGGCAACTGACGAACGCGGCAAAGCAATTGATCTGGCGCTCTCACAAATTGAAAAACAATTCGGCAAAGGCTCAATCATGCGCTTGGGTTCGCGAGAGGTCTTGCCCATCGCGGTGATTCCTACTGGCGCTATCTCCTTTGACGCGGCGCTGGGCGTGGGCGGCTTCCCCCGCGGACGCGTCGTAGAAATCTTTGGCCCGGAGTCTTCCGGCAAGACCACCGTTGCCTTGCAGGTTGTGGCCGAGGCGCAGAAAGCCGGCGGCATGGCAGCGTTCATTGACGCCGAGCACGCGCTTGATCCTATCTACGCCAAAAAGCTGGGCGTGGATGTGGATAACCTCCTCATCTCCCAGCCCGACTACGGCGAGCAGGCCCTGGAAATTGCCGAGACCCTGGTCAGCTCACGCGCCATTGATGTGCTGGTAATTGACTCAGTCGCCGCCCTCGTTCCCAAAGCGGAACTCGAAGGCGAAATGGGTGACAGCCACATGGGATTGCACGCCCGCCTCATGTCTCAGGCGCTGCGCAAACTCACCGGCGTGGTGTCCCGCTGCA
It includes:
- the recA gene encoding recombinase RecA; the encoded protein is MATDERGKAIDLALSQIEKQFGKGSIMRLGSREVLPIAVIPTGAISFDAALGVGGFPRGRVVEIFGPESSGKTTVALQVVAEAQKAGGMAAFIDAEHALDPIYAKKLGVDVDNLLISQPDYGEQALEIAETLVSSRAIDVLVIDSVAALVPKAELEGEMGDSHMGLHARLMSQALRKLTGVVSRCNTCLVFINQVREKIGVMFGNPETTTGGRALKFYASIRVEVRRIGAIKDGDTTVGNRTRVKVVKNKVAAPFREAEFDIIYGQGISREGDLLDLAAANNIVEKSGSWYSFESERIGQGRDNAKIFLKENPEKARKIDRELRKMLGLLSTSPATPVAAADDPVRAAAAAGGKK